The proteins below are encoded in one region of Meriones unguiculatus strain TT.TT164.6M chromosome 18, Bangor_MerUng_6.1, whole genome shotgun sequence:
- the Grem1 gene encoding gremlin-1 produces MPSALALRQPEDLEHRHRRGRTLRLAPSAPSPGGSSRGRTQCHAFAARDPKTHDADRMNRTAYTVGALLLLLGTLLPAAEGKKKGSQGAIPPPDKAQHNDSEQTQSPPQPGSRTRGRGQGRGTAVPGEEVLESSQEALHVTERKYLKRDWCKTQPLKQTIHEEGCNSRTIINRFCYGQCNSFYIPRHIRKEEGSFQSCSFCKPKKFTTMMVTLNCPELQPPTKKKRVTRVKQCRCISIDLD; encoded by the exons ATGCCCTCCGCTCTCGCCCTTCGCCAACCTGAAGACCTAGAGCACCGCCACCGCCGTGGTCGCACGCTCCGTCTCGCTCCATCCGCGCCGAGCCCGGGTGGCTCGAGCCGTGGTCGCACGCAGTGCCACGCGTTTGCAGCGAGGGACCCCAAGACCCACGACGCTGACAG AATGAACCGCACCGCTTACACTGTGGGAGCTTTGCTTCTCCTTTTGGGGACCCTACTGCCGGCTgctgaagggaaaaagaaagggtcCCAAGGAGCCATCCCGCCTCCAGACAAGGCTCAGCATAATGACTCTGAGCAGACCCAGTCTCCACCACAGCCTGGCTCCAGGACCCGGGGGCGGGGTCAGGGGCGGGGCACTGCCGTGCCGGGCGAGGAGGTGTTGGAGTCCAGCCAAGAGGCTCTGCACGTGACGGAGCGCAAGTACCTGAAGCGAGATTGGTGCAAAACCCAGCCCCTGAAGCAGACCATCCACGAGGAAGGCTGCAACAGCCGTACTATCATCAACCGCTTCTGCTACGGCCAGTGCAACTCCTTCTACATCCCCAGGCACATCAGGAAGGAGGAAGGCTCCTTCCAGTCTTGCTCCTTCTGCAAGCCCAAGAAGTTCACCACCATGATGGTCACACTCAACTGTCCCGAGCTACAGCCACCCACCAAGAAGAAAAGGGTCACGCGTGTGAAGCAGTGCCGTTGCATATCCATCGACTTGGATTAA